The genomic stretch TATGCAGAAGAATGTTGGTTTGGCAAAGGAAAAAACCTGAAAGATAGTGAAGAATAAGCTAAGATTACTCAAGAAAACCCAGGCTCAGACTCATATCCAGTTGTGCTCATGGTTGAAACTGATGTTGAGATGTCAAACTTTCAAGTTGGTATCTTGATACAAGGTGCAACAACCACATGACTGGAAGAAGAGATTGGCTAATTGATTTTGATGCAAGTAAGAGGACAAGCATCAAATTGGCTGATAAAAAATCCATTATAGCAGAAGGAATGGGCCATGTAGTCATTCAGAGGAATGACCGTAAGCCAACTATGATCAAGAATGTGTTACTAGTTCCAGATATGCAATGTAATTTGTTAACTGTAGGCCAATTGGTGTAAAATGGTTTCTCAGTACTCATGACGGTTGATTGTTTTAAGCTCTTTGATCACAAAAGGAGACTTATCCTGAAAGCTTGCTTGTCAAGAAATAAAACCTTCAAGGTATGCATCGAAAGCTCTGAATTAAGATGTTTTGTTGCAACATCCCATGAACATGAGGTTGAGTTATGGTGTAAGAGGTATGGCCACTTTAATTATAAAATTCTAAGCCAACTAAGTTCAAGAGGGAGGGTGATTGGAGTCCTTAAGGTGAATACACCTCAAAGCTCATGCACAATTTGCTTGTTGGGAAAGCAACCCATGCTAGTCTTTAAATCTAGCCTAGTATGAGGGACAAATAAGGGCTTGGTATTGTTCACTCAGACACATGTGATACATTAGAATTTCCTAGCTATGTTGGGAACAAGTAATTCATCACCTTTATGGATGAATTCTCAAGGATATTTTGGTTATTCCTAATCAAGGCCAAAAAAGAAGCCCTGTAAATCTTCAAGGATTTCAAGGTAATGATGGAAAGATAAATTGGCAAACTTATCAAGATCTTGAGGACATATGGCGAAGAAGAGTACACTTCAAAGGAGTTTTATTCCTTCTGTAAAAGTCAGTGCATAATTCATGAAGTCATTGCACCATACACTCCTCAATACAATGGCTTGAAGAAAGAAGAAACATGAGTATCCTCATCATGGCAAGAATCATGTTGAAGCAGAAAAACTTACCACATGATATTTGGGGTGAGGTTGTATCTATTGTTTCTTACATCTTATACAAATGTCCTACAATGGTGAACAAAGTCCCTGATGAAGTCTAGTCAAGAAGGAAGCCTAACGCGAACCGTGTGTAGATCTTTGGTTCCTTGTGCAACATAAGAGCCAATGGTAGATCTTCCTGGTTCTAAGAGAAGAAAGATGGAAGACAAAATCAATCCAATGGTACTTGTAGGATATCATAACATAAGAGCCTATAGGTTATTTGATGCTCATACAAATAAAACAGCCATCAACAGAGATGTGAAAGTCCTAGAGAATGGGGATTGTAACTGGAATGTCAAACATAATGAAGCTACATTAGTGTATGTCCAACCTGAAGATTATGATGCAGAGGAAGTTGGCATTAAGTGCCTAGAATTTTTTGAAGATTCTAGTAAGGAAGAACATGCACCAACACAAGTCAGACCACAAAGATCAAGGCAGCTTTCTAGAAGACTAGTTGATTGTGAATAAGTTCCTTATAATGAAGTAGGAACTGATGGAGAAATAATGCATCTTGCAATGTTTGCAGATGTTGAACCAGTGGATCATTATGCAACTCTCAAGGAGCAGACCATGAATAAAGCCATGGTTGAAGAACTATCCTCCATAGAGAAGAATAAAACTTGGGAGTTCACCAAGCTACCTAAAGGAAATAAAGTCATTGCAATCAAATGGGTATTCAAGATCAAATTAAATCCTGAAGGAAAAGTTATCAAGCATAAGGTCGGACTGATGGCTAAGGGATTTCTTCATAGATAAGAAATTGACCATGATGAAGTCTTCTCACGAGTTTTAAGACATGAGACCATCAGGTTGGTGATTGCTTTGGCCTTCTATAGAAGTTAGTCTCTCTTTTATCTTGATGTGAACTCAACTTTTCTTAATGGACCTCTAGAGGAATAAGTGTTCATATCCCAACCTTCTGGATTTGTCATCAAAGGAAAGAAATATCTAGTTTGAAAATTACAAAAAGTCTTGTATGGCCTAAAATAGGCCCCAAGAGAATAGAATATGAGGGTTGAAAAATTCTTCATTGAGGAAGGATTAGGAAAATGTAATTCTTAACATGGTATCTACATCAAAGGCAAAGAAGGGAAGGATTTCTTTTATCATTTTCCTTTATATGGATGATCTCCTTGTAGTTGGTAGTTGTGAAACTAAAACTGAGCAGTTCAAGGATAAGATGAAACAAGTATTTGAAATGACTGATTTGGGCAAGGTAGCTTATTTTCTTGGCATGGAACTTCTATCTACCTCATGTGGAATGATTTTGCACCAATCTAAATTTGCAAAAGAGATCCTGACAAAATTCAACATGTTAGAGTGTAACATTGTAGTCACACAAGCTGAAACAAATTTGAAATTAGTGAGTTCAGATGAAGgcgaagaagatgaagtggatGCTACCATATTAAGACAGCTAGTAGGTTCCTTGAGGTACTTGTGTCTAAGCAGGCCAAACATCTCCTATGGAGTTGGTTTAGTGAACAGGTTCATGAGCAACCCTATCAAACAACATTTCAATTCTAGAAAAAAGATAATGAAGGACGTTAATGGCACACTTTATTATGGTCTCGTCTTTTTGCAAGACAAAGGCAACAACATACTCAAACTAACTAGTTTTTTATGCTGATTAGTGTGGAGCCAATATTCATTAGAGAAACATAACTAGATGCATCTTCAGATTCCTAGGAGCATCTGTGACATGCTGCTCAAAGAAGCAATCATTGATTTCTTTGTCTAGTAGTGAAGCAAAATATGTTGTAGGTGTTGTTGTAACTTGTCAATCAAATTGACTCCAATCATTGTTGAATGACTTGATGATCAAGATAGAAACTAGCTTCCATTTTCTTAGGGACCAAGTCACCAAAGAAAAGCTCCAGGTTGTGTATTGTTCAATAGAAGAACAAATGGTTGATGTTCTCACTAAGGCTATTGATgtacctcaaaaaatgagaacacgacaCTTGTGAAGTGCAATTGCATGCTCACGGGATAGACTGAACAGAGTCGTcgtcgaactttatttattcctgaaaagaaaaggggaaatatctataaaacccaagaaatagcgacaatgatattggtcgtcgcaattaaatcagggttcgggagtcgattatacaaagggaaggtattagaacccctcaCTTCCTTTGTATTAAACGAGAACTATTAGGTTAGTTATGCGCattagtgttagcttagaaatgtcaggcttctcgagttattaagaGAGAGAAAAAATAAGATCAAAAAAAAGATAAAATGTTTTTGGATTCTTTGTTAATGTGCCTGATAAGATTTACAAATCATGCTCCTACATATATCCGGGTGCAATAtagaactcaaggcttacgtagttctgggtgGAAAATGTTTGTTTATTGGTTGATTTTGCGAAAGCTACTTTGTATCAATCGACGAAAATATTTTTGGCTACCCAAAATAAGTGGAGAAGGGAATGTGTGCATCACGAccaaatggatttacaaatcaacattcgtgGGCAACATTGCAAACTTACTCACACGTTCAAGCAGACAAAACATTGTTTTTGCATCGTCTTGAGACAAAATACCTTTTGTTTACAAAAAGGGTTTGAGGACCAATCGCACGGCGGTgagaaaagaaattgattggttgAATGTGTTTTGAATAATAGAGAGAACTTAGATGGGAGAGATATCCATCTAGAATCCTAGCCCCAGGAGctcgtggtatccaccatgtttTGTTTCCATCTTATTTTCAAAAAGGTTTGATATTTCTTAAAAGTTTTGAGATTGATTGAGAAAAGGTTTGAAGAAGTCGCATTGACAGTTTTGAATGATGGTGAGAGCTaggatgggcgagatatccatctcgaatcttaGCCTTTGGAGCTTGTGGTATCcatcatgttccatttccatctttattgaaaagtgttaaataataattaagtgttttttatttttattgataAAATGACTTGACGTTCAGTCAAGCATTTGATTAACGATTGCGAAAAGGTTTGATAAAATGGTTTTGAAAGTTGACAAATGGTGGAACATGAAATGTTTGAGAAATTTGGAATCAAATGAAATGGATTGAAAATAAAgttttgaaatggatgaattttggtttttgagaaaatactcgatgttggattgagtttttatttttgttctttttaaAAAGGGGTTaattttattcttgtgttagaaACTACCTAACTAAAGCAATcaaaaattataataataaattattaCACGTCATGGGAATTGGGGTATATTTGTCAAATAGGTGTATGAGATAATGAAACGATTAAAGCAAAACTCAATCAAACAACCACAAGCAAGTAAGTGTACGTGCACCAaaaagggtctcattgtaagaaggcccaagaaCAAGCCAAAAGATAGAAGATATCAACACAAACAGCATATGCACAACACACATTCATTGTAATTAAATCGAAAGAAGtaaaaacaaaaatgaaatatGCACGGATCAAGATCATGATGCAGAGAGGTAAATCAATGTCACTTAACGCACGGATGTGCAAGGCAAATGGAAGTTGAGTTCAAATTTGATTTAAACAACAACGATGTTGGATCGTTATTTATCATCATGAATCGAAAGAACTAATATGAAACATATAATTACAAAATGGAATCGAAAGGAATGAACTCATACAGTCACAAATGAAATCGTAAAGTGAGGCTTAACATACACAATGGTAAATTCGACGGTATTAAACCTGAGATGAAGTAATCCTCACAAACGTCATTTAAAATTAGTGAAAAGTCAAGAAATGAATGAAAAGCTATATGTAATGTGTTCAAAGCCGGTTTATGCGTATCGACAACAAATGAAACTTCGTATGCAAAGGTCATAACACGATGAAATACAACCAATATATTGATGAAAATATGGAGGCATAACGACATGAAAATATAGGATACACAGAttaaaaatatgatttttaaCACAATGAAGTAGACCATCTAAACAGCTCACGCGTGCATTATTATTGTTACAACAAAATAGCAGCCATCGTAATCGAG from Lathyrus oleraceus cultivar Zhongwan6 chromosome 7, CAAS_Psat_ZW6_1.0, whole genome shotgun sequence encodes the following:
- the LOC127103129 gene encoding uncharacterized mitochondrial protein AtMg00810-like; this encodes MVSTSKAKKGRISFIIFLYMDDLLVVGSCETKTEQFKDKMKQVFEMTDLGKVAYFLGMELLSTSCGMILHQSKFAKEILTKFNMLECNIVVTQAETNLKLVSSDEGEEDEVDATILRQLVGSLRYLCLSRPNISYGVGLVNRFMSNPIKQHFNSRKKIMKDVNGTLYYGLVFLQDKGNNILKLTSFLC